AGTTGGGAAAATGCTGGCCAATGTCCCCGGCTGCCGCAGCTCCCAAGAGCGCATCGGCAATGGCATGGCAAAGCACATCGGCATCTGAGTGTCCCAGCAGTCCTTGCGGGAAAGGGATCTGCACCCCACCCAAGATCAGCGGCCTGCCGGCCACCAGCCGGTGCACATCGTATCCTTGGCCTACTCTCATCAGTCCTCTTGTCCCACCAGCCATTGCTCCACGACGACCAAATCATGGGGCGTTGTCACCTTGACGGCACGGGGGTCTCCGTCGACCACGCAGACAGGGTGTCCCAGCCTCTCGACCATTGCCGCATCGTCGGTGACCTCTACCTGTTGCCCGCGGGCGGCACGGTATGCCTCAAGAAGCAGCCCATAGCGGAAGGCCTGGGGTGTCTGCACGGCGATGAGGCGATCGCGGTTCAGCGTCTGCACCACGTGCCCGCCATGGACCTCTTTGATGGTGTCCGCCACCCGGATGCCGGGGATAGCCGCTCCATGCTTCTCCGCAGCCGAAAGGACGGCCGCCACGACTCCGGGATTCACCCAAGGCCGGGCACCATCGTGTACTGCCACCAGCTCGCTCCGATGCGGCACAGCCTGCAGACCCGCCCACACCGAGTCCTGTCGGCGCTCTCCACCTGGTACCACCGCAACGACTTTGTGCAGCGCAAAACGGTCGACGATCTCCTCCTTCACCAACTGCTCCCGTCCCTCGGGAACCACGACGATCAGGGCATCCGCCAGAGGCATGCGCTGGAAAGCGCGAAGGGAATAGAAGAGCAAAGGGCGCCCGTGGACGAGAGCGAACTGCTTCGGCGTGGTGGAGCCGAAACGCTCGCTGCGTCCTGCCGCCACCACTATCACCGTGGTGCGCACGGCCACACTCTCTTCCGCTTGCTGGCGCACGAAGCTACAGGATCAGCATGGCGTCGCCGTAACTGTAGAAGCGGAACTTTTCCCTGATCGCTCTGCGGTACGCCTTGAAAATCAGATCACGGCCGGCAAAAGCGCACACCATCATCAACAGCGTCGATCCCGGGAGGTGAAAATTGGTGATCAGGCGGTCCACAATCTTGAATTCGTACGGCGGGTAGATGAATTTGTCGGTCCACCCTTTGCCTGGCTTGACCCATCCCTCGGAGGTTACCACCGTCTCCAGGACGCGCACAGTGCTCGTTCCCACGGCAATCACCTTGCGCCCGGAGCGCATTGTCTCATTGATGGCGTCCACCGACTCTGGCGAAATCTCATAATATTCCGAATCCATCTTGTGGCGGCTCAAGTCCTCCACCGCCACCGGGCGGAAGCTCCCCAAGCCCAGATGCAAGAGGACTGGGACAATCTTGACCCCCTTCTTCTCGATCTTCTTCAGCAGTTCTCTGGTGAAGTGGAGGCCAGCCGTGGGGGCGGCCACTGCCCCTCGGGTCTTCGCGTAGACGGTCTGGTATCGCTCCTTGTCCAGCGGCTCGGGTTCTCGCTTGATATAAGGCGGCAAGGGCGACTTGCCAATGCGTTCGACGATTGCGTAAAAGTCGCCGTCGTAATGGAATCGCACCACGCGACCGCCAGAAACCGTATTGTCAATGACGTCGCACATCAGCTCCTTGCCCACGGTCAGGCGGTTGCCGATGCGCACTTTGCGTGCCGGCTTGACGAGTACTTCCCACAAACTTGGTTCCAACTCGCGGAGGAGGAATATCTCCA
This genomic window from Calditrichota bacterium contains:
- the ispD gene encoding 2-C-methyl-D-erythritol 4-phosphate cytidylyltransferase, whose translation is MRTTVIVVAAGRSERFGSTTPKQFALVHGRPLLFYSLRAFQRMPLADALIVVVPEGREQLVKEEIVDRFALHKVVAVVPGGERRQDSVWAGLQAVPHRSELVAVHDGARPWVNPGVVAAVLSAAEKHGAAIPGIRVADTIKEVHGGHVVQTLNRDRLIAVQTPQAFRYGLLLEAYRAARGQQVEVTDDAAMVERLGHPVCVVDGDPRAVKVTTPHDLVVVEQWLVGQED
- the queA gene encoding tRNA preQ1(34) S-adenosylmethionine ribosyltransferase-isomerase QueA, giving the protein MKLADFQYNLPEKLIAQYPAKRRDQARLMIVNRETGEIDEALFSDVVDYMNEGDCLVVNETKVFPARLLGTKDRTEAQVEIFLLRELEPSLWEVLVKPARKVRIGNRLTVGKELMCDVIDNTVSGGRVVRFHYDGDFYAIVERIGKSPLPPYIKREPEPLDKERYQTVYAKTRGAVAAPTAGLHFTRELLKKIEKKGVKIVPVLLHLGLGSFRPVAVEDLSRHKMDSEYYEISPESVDAINETMRSGRKVIAVGTSTVRVLETVVTSEGWVKPGKGWTDKFIYPPYEFKIVDRLITNFHLPGSTLLMMVCAFAGRDLIFKAYRRAIREKFRFYSYGDAMLIL